One part of the Athene noctua chromosome Z, bAthNoc1.hap1.1, whole genome shotgun sequence genome encodes these proteins:
- the BRIX1 gene encoding ribosome biogenesis protein BRX1 homolog: protein MAAAKRKHDGLGARPKKRAKKVPSAPDPDADPGPGRAGPEEYSIPPPVSQGKWKNKERVLIFSSRGINFRTRHLMQDLRTLMPHSKADTKMDRKDQLFVINEVCEMKNCNKCIFFEAKKKQDLYMWFSNTPQGPSAKFLVQNVHTLAELKMTGNCLRGSRPLLSFDPTFDKEPHYALLKELFIQVFSTPQYHPKSQPFVDHVFTFTVTDERIWFRNYQIIEEDASLVEIGPRFVLNPIKIFQGSFGGPTLYENPHYQSPNMHRRLIRLSVAAKFREKQQVKEVQKIKKKGTKVLIGEDPTEVVFETPAEEKPVEIQLVKPESKPIVKDKKKLRKIQRKKQKKLFRTEASA, encoded by the exons ATGGCGGCGGCCAAGAGGAAGCATGATGGCCTGGGGGCGCGGCCCAAGAAGCGAGCTAAGAAGGTCCCGAGCGCGCCTGATCCGGATGCCGATCCGGGCCCGGGGAGAGCGGGCCCGGAGGAGTACAGTATCCCGCCGCCGGTCTCCCAG GGTAAATGGAAAAACAAGGAGCGAGTGCTTATTTTCTCATCTCGTGGAATTAATTTCAGAACGAGGCACCTAATGCAAGATTTAAGGACGTTGATGCCTCACTCTAAAGCGG atactaAAATGGACCGTAAAGACCAGTTGTTTGTAATTAATGAG GTGTGTGAAATGAAAAACTGCAATAAGTGCATCTTCTTTGAAGCCAAAAAGAAACAGGATCTCTATATGTG GTTTTCAAACACACCACAGGGACCATCAGCTAAATTCTTAGTGCAGAACG TTCACACACTGGCTGAACTGAAGATGACAGGAAACTGCCTGAGGGGCTCACGGCCCCTTTTGTCTTTTGATCCA ACATTTGACAAGGAGCCACATTATGCCCTGCTAAAAGAATTGTTTATTCAG GTATTTAGTACACCACAGTATCACCCCAAAAGCCAGCCTTTTGTAGATCATGTTTTCACCTTCACTGTTACAGACGAGAGGATCTGGTTTCGGAATTACCAG ataATAGAAGAAGATGCATCTCTAGTAGAAATTGGGCCTCGTTTTGTCCTGAACCCCATAAAAATCTTCCAAGGTAGTTTTGGAGGACCAACTCTGTATGAAAATCCCCATTACCAGTCCCCAAATATG catcGACGTCTGATAAGATTGTCAGTGGCAGCTAAGTTTAGAGAGAAACAGCAAGTGAAGGAAGTacaaaagattaagaaaaaagggACTAAGGTGCTCATTGGAGAAGATCCCACTGAAGTGGTCTTTGAGACTCCCGCTGAAGAAAAGCCAGTGGAAATACAGCTCGTGAAACCAGAGTCAAAGCCAATTGTCAAAGATAAGAAGAAGCTACGCAAAATACAgaggaagaagcaaaaaaagcttttcagaacTGAAGCATCAGCATAA
- the RAD1 gene encoding cell cycle checkpoint protein RAD1 encodes MPFSAQPPASGEPYVLTASLDNARHLSSLLRAVHFQDHATCFASANGLRVTVEDAKCIQANAFIQAEIFQEFAVQEESVTFRINLSVLLDCLTIFGTSSLPGTSTALRMCYRGYGYPLMLFLEEGGVVTVCKINTQEPDQLLDFDFCSTKVVNKIILQSEGLREAFAELDMTSEVLQITMSPDKPYFRLSTFGNAGSAHLDYPRDSDLMETFHCNQTQTNRYKISLLKPSTKALALSCKVSIRTDAQGFLSLQYMIRNEDGQICFVEYYCCPDEDITEAEM; translated from the exons ATGCCCTTCTCAGCGCAGCCGCCCGCCAGCGGCGAGCCGTACGTGCTGACCGCCAGCCTGGACAATGCCCGCCACCTCTCCAGCCTCCTCAGGGCCGTCCACTTCCAGGACCACGCCACCTGCTTCGCCTCGGCCAACGGCCTCAGGGTGACGGTGGAGGACGCCAAGTGCATCCAGGCCAACGCCTTCATCCAG GCAGAAATTTTTCAGGAATTTGCTGTTCAGGAGGAATCAGTGACATTCCGGATCAATTTGTCTGTTCTTCTTGACTGCTTGACCATTTTTGGTACCAGTTCTTTGCCAG gaacatcAACAGCCCTTAGGATGTGTTATCGTGGTTATGGTTATCCCTTGATGCTCTTCTTGGAAGAAGGAGGAGTAGTGACAGTGTGCAAAATCAACACTCAAGAACCTGATCAGTTGTTAGACTTTGATTTCTGCAGTACAAAGGTTGTTAATAAAATTATTCTGCAGTCGGAGGGGCTACGAGAAGCATTTGCTGAACTGGATATGACCAGTGAAGTTCTGCAGATTACCATGTCTCCAGATAAACCTTACTTCAG GTTATCCACTTTTGGAAATGCAGGAAGTGCACATCTGGACTACCCTAGGGATTCTGATTTGATGGAAACATTCCACTGTAACCAGACCCAGACAAACAG gtACAAGATTTCTTTGCTTAAACCATCTACAAAGGCTCTGGCTTTATCTTGTAAAGTGTCCATTCGAACAGATGCTCAAGGATTTCTATCACTGCAGTATATGATTAGGAATGAAGATGGACAGATCTGTTTTGTGGAATACTATTGTTGCCCGGATGAGGATATTACTGAAGCAGAAATGTAG